The following DNA comes from Bacteroidales bacterium.
GCATAACCTTGAGGTAGAAACTCTTTGGCAGTCTCTTCAATAGCCTTAATTGCCTCTCCCGAACTATAACCAGGAGCGGGGCTACCATTAACAAGAATTGAGGTAAACAGGTTAAAGCGTTTTATATTATCTGGTCCGTAAACCCTCTTCAAATCCATAAATTGAGTAATAGGAGTCATCTCATTACCATTCTTAATCTTAATACCATTAAGGGCATCTTTGTCAATCCTCAACTCGGGGCGAGCCTGAACCATAACTCTGTAAAGTTTACCAAACCTATTAAAATTTGAAGCGTATAAACCTCCCATATAACCTTGAAGGGCACTCAAAACATCAGATGGAGCCAACCCAGCCTGTTTGCATTTAGCCGCATCCACCTCTACAATATATTGAGGATATGTAGGATTGAAACTTGTTTGAGCAGCAGCAATCTCGGGGCGTTCATTAAGTTTTGCCAAAAACTCTTGCGAAACCTCATAGAACGACTCTATCGTTCCACCTGTCTTATCTTGAAGGTTAAATTCAAAACCATTAGAGATACTATAACCAGTAATCATAGGCATTGAGAATGTCATCACCCTACCATCCTTAACAAGCTCCCTTGCTTGAGCAGCAATTGAGGCATTAATAGCATCGGCACTCTGTGTCTCATCACGTTCCTCCCAGTCGTGAAGTTTGCAGATGAACGAGCCATACGAACTACCAGTTGCCGAACTCAATAAACTGAATCCTGAAATAGCAGTGTATGTTCTGATAGCAGGATTTGACTCAACAAGTTTTTGAATTTTATCCATACTCTCTTTAGTCTTGTCGAGCGAAGTACCGGGCGGCATATCAAGAGTAACAAATATAGTACCGGTGTCCTCATTCGGAACTAATCCCGTAGGAGTAGTAGCCATTAAGAACACAAGCAAGGCACAACCTGCCGCAACTGAACCGAATGCTAATATCTTATGCTTTATAAAGAACGATACACCTTTAGTATATTTCTTTAATGTAGCATCGTATGCAGCGTTAAATGCAATATGGAAACGTTGAATAAATGATCTCTTCTTCTCTCCCTCTTCGTGGGTATGAGGTTTTAAGAACATAGCACATAGGGCAGGAGACAGGGTAAGAGCATTAATTGCCGAAAAAGCAATAGCAATAGCCATCGTCAAACCAAATTGCTGATAGAATGTACCGGTAATACCCGACATGAAACTAACGGGAATAAACACAGCCATCATAACCAACGTAATAGAAATCAAAGCACCCGAAATCTCATTCATTGCCTCTATTGCTGCTGCTTTAGCACTCTTAGCACCCTCTTCCAACTTGGCATGTACAGCCTCAACCACCACTATGGCATCATCCACCACAATGGCAATGGCCAGAACTAAAGCACAAAGAGTAAGAAGGTTAATGCTAAATCCAATCAATTTTAAAACGAAGAAAGTTCCAATCAATGCAACAGGTATTGCAATTGCGGGGATAAGAGTAGAGCGGAAATCTTGTAAGAAGATATACACAACTAAGAATACAAGGATAAAAGCTTCAATCAAAGTTTTTAACACCTCGTGGATAGAAGCAAACAAGAAGTCATTAGTGTTAAGCAACACATCATATACCATACCTGGAGGAAAATCTTCAGACTCTCTGTTAAGTAACTCAGTAATCTCGTTAATGATTTGAGTAGCATTAGAACCGGCACTCTGGTAAATCATAGTAGTAATACCCTCGTGACCATTCGATTTAGTGTCAAGAGCATAACTCAATGAGCCTAACTCAATATCGGCAATAGTCTTAAGGTATAACACCTCACCATTTTTATTTGCCCTAATAACAATATTCTCAAACTCTTCGGGAGTTTGCAAACGTCCCTTATACTTTAACATATATTGGAACGAAACATTCTTGGCATTCTCGCCCAACTGACCCGGAGCAGCCTCAATGTTCTGTTCATTAAGAGCGCTTACAACATCTTGAGGCATCAAGCCATATTGAGCCATAATGTCGGGTTTTAACCAAATTCTCATAGAGTATTCCGAGCCCAATATAAAGGCATCACCCACACCCTCAACACGTTTAATTTGGGGGATTACATTAATCTTAAGGTAGTTGTATATAAAGTTTTGGTCATACGAGTCATCTTCGCTAAAAACGGTAAACGCCATAAGCATACTCGACTGCTTTTTACTTGTAGTAACACCGGCCTTTGTAACCTCCGAAGGCAAAAAACCTTGCGCCTTGGAAACTCTGTTCTGCACGTTAACCGCAGCCATATTTGGGTCGCAACCCGGCTTAAAGTATATGGTAATAGTAGCATCACCGGTATTGGTGGCAGTAGAGGTCATATAGGTCATCTCCTCCACACCGTTAATCTCCTCTTCCAAAGGAGCAATAACACTATTTACCACAGTTTGAGCATTAGCACCTTGATACGAAGCCTTAACCTCAACAGTAGGAGGGGCTATATCTGGGTATTGCAAAATGGGTAACGACATAAGACCGATAACACCGAGAATAACTATAAGAATAGATATTACGGTCGAAAGTACCGGGCGTTCAATAAACTTATCTAACTTCATAATGAATAAATTCTAAAATAATTTCTTTCTAGTTTGAGCCTTGAGAAACTAAAATATATCAATTTCTATATCTGTATTTAAGTCCTAAAAGTCTGACAACTAACAACAGCCCTAAGGGCTACGTTAGCCGGCAACTAATAGCTACTTCATTGTTGCTGCTTTAAGTTTAGCCTCCGATTGCTCTTTAGTAATAGGAGTAATTTTCATGTTATTTTTAACAGATGAGCCAACACCCTCAATAACAACTCTATCGCCAGCCTCCAAGCCTTTAGTAACAATATAGTTTTGGTTGATAGTTAAAGGCTCAACCTCAATCTGTTTATTAACAGTAACGTTGCTATCGTTAAGTACATAAACAAACTTCTTGTCTTGTAACTCGTAAGTAGCAGTTTGGGGAATTAACAACGCATTCTTAATAATTTTGGGAATAAGAACATTACCAGTGTTTCCGCTACGCAAAAGTTGTTTGGGATTCTTAAACATAGCACTCATCTTAGCCGAGCCTGTTTTAGTATCCATAACACCGCTAATAGTCTCAATAACACCCTTCTCTTCATAAACCTCTCCAGTAGCAAGCTTAAGCTCAACGTTAGGCATAAATTTTAGAATATCATTAACACCTCCCTTTTCTGTATAGAATAACATAAACTTCTCATCAATAGAAAAGTTAGCATACACCTTGCTAATATCCGAAACAATAGTTAAAGGCTCAGCAGTAGAGGGCGAAACCAAATTACCAATGCTAACAGGAATATTGCCAACAACACCATCCGAAGGACTCTTTATATAAGTGTAATCTAAATTAGTTCTTGCATTATCTAACATAGCACGAGCCTGCTCCAATTCCGCAACCGATTGAGCCAAAGCGTTCTCAGCAAGTTTCTTTTCGTATTCACTTATAATCCCCTTCTTGGCAAGATTAGCTTTGTTCTGGGCGGTAAGTTTCGAGGTCTCAACCTTAGCCTCAGCAACATGAAGTTGAGCCAAAGCAGTATTATACTCTGCTTGATAAATATCGTGATCTACCTCAAAAAGAACATCACCCTTTTTAACCATATCACCCTCGCTGATATTTATCTTTACTATAAACCCCGAAACCTTACTCCTGATTTCGGCATCAGAATTACCTCCAATAGTAGCAGGAAACGAGTTTTTAACCGTAACGCTATCCTCTTTAACAGTGATAGTTGCATATTCAGGAGGAGTTTGTACTTTACTCTCCTCTTTACACGCAGTAGCACTTAAAACAATACCCATTG
Coding sequences within:
- a CDS encoding efflux RND transporter periplasmic adaptor subunit; translated protein: MNFRFFANAALAMGIVLSATACKEESKVQTPPEYATITVKEDSVTVKNSFPATIGGNSDAEIRSKVSGFIVKINISEGDMVKKGDVLFEVDHDIYQAEYNTALAQLHVAEAKVETSKLTAQNKANLAKKGIISEYEKKLAENALAQSVAELEQARAMLDNARTNLDYTYIKSPSDGVVGNIPVSIGNLVSPSTAEPLTIVSDISKVYANFSIDEKFMLFYTEKGGVNDILKFMPNVELKLATGEVYEEKGVIETISGVMDTKTGSAKMSAMFKNPKQLLRSGNTGNVLIPKIIKNALLIPQTATYELQDKKFVYVLNDSNVTVNKQIEVEPLTINQNYIVTKGLEAGDRVVIEGVGSSVKNNMKITPITKEQSEAKLKAATMK
- a CDS encoding efflux RND transporter permease subunit, encoding MKLDKFIERPVLSTVISILIVILGVIGLMSLPILQYPDIAPPTVEVKASYQGANAQTVVNSVIAPLEEEINGVEEMTYMTSTATNTGDATITIYFKPGCDPNMAAVNVQNRVSKAQGFLPSEVTKAGVTTSKKQSSMLMAFTVFSEDDSYDQNFIYNYLKINVIPQIKRVEGVGDAFILGSEYSMRIWLKPDIMAQYGLMPQDVVSALNEQNIEAAPGQLGENAKNVSFQYMLKYKGRLQTPEEFENIVIRANKNGEVLYLKTIADIELGSLSYALDTKSNGHEGITTMIYQSAGSNATQIINEITELLNRESEDFPPGMVYDVLLNTNDFLFASIHEVLKTLIEAFILVFLVVYIFLQDFRSTLIPAIAIPVALIGTFFVLKLIGFSINLLTLCALVLAIAIVVDDAIVVVEAVHAKLEEGAKSAKAAAIEAMNEISGALISITLVMMAVFIPVSFMSGITGTFYQQFGLTMAIAIAFSAINALTLSPALCAMFLKPHTHEEGEKKRSFIQRFHIAFNAAYDATLKKYTKGVSFFIKHKILAFGSVAAGCALLVFLMATTPTGLVPNEDTGTIFVTLDMPPGTSLDKTKESMDKIQKLVESNPAIRTYTAISGFSLLSSATGSSYGSFICKLHDWEERDETQSADAINASIAAQARELVKDGRVMTFSMPMITGYSISNGFEFNLQDKTGGTIESFYEVSQEFLAKLNERPEIAAAQTSFNPTYPQYIVEVDAAKCKQAGLAPSDVLSALQGYMGGLYASNFNRFGKLYRVMVQARPELRIDKDALNGIKIKNGNEMTPITQFMDLKRVYGPDNIKRFNLFTSILVNGSPAPGYSSGEAIKAIEETAKEFLPQGYAYEYSGMTREEQSQSGGLGAILAICIIFVYLLLSAQYESYILPLVVILSIPFGLAGTFIFAWMMGIDNNIYLQIALIMLIGLLAKNSILITEFALERRQNGMGIVESAIDAAVARLRPILMTSLAMIIGLLPMMFASGVGANGNSALGSGAIGGMLIGMVCQVLVVPALFIVFEKLQERFKPIEVKNSVAEVK